Proteins from one Telopea speciosissima isolate NSW1024214 ecotype Mountain lineage chromosome 1, Tspe_v1, whole genome shotgun sequence genomic window:
- the LOC122652935 gene encoding terpene synthase 10-like — MHLCWFCIKVLDKEERVAGLHQNGHGSSSPNILSTPSYYSKAAGFIHHRIKLPQRPLITHHQCMISSKNIKCIAATTTSTHSFEATTVHRRSANYQPKDPGFRFLQSLNSDYKGEIYKSKTKKLEEEVRGWLDDVGMGQLSLLQLIDDIERLGLGYLFEEEIKKALDTIVCMEDVQTRTRESLHATALKFRLLRQHGYEVNQGMFNHLKDKTGNFKAKYVEDAKGILSLYEASHLAIEGESMLEEAKHFTMKALKEIIKGNNMEPNLAKQVNHALELPLHWRITKLEARWYIDVYEKKENSVPALIQLAKLDFNIVQAIHQEDLADVSRWWENLGLGDQLSFVRDSLVPCFLWSVGYHPDPQFSKFRIDQAKVNLLITTVDDVYDVYGTLEELELFTDAVERWDIKAIEQLPDYMKICFLALFNTVNEMAYFHLKEHGIDTIPFLKKAWTDLCKTYLVEAKWYYNGHKTTLEEYLNNAVVSVSSYVILSHCFVSLPQIIRKKALDCISQDDLSLLRSSSLIVRLADDLATSVDELERGDTLKSIQSYMYETGVSEDVAREHIRHMIDDTWKKMNKDIFNNDSLCLSPLFIKTVANFTRMAQCIYEHGDGHGNVDDETKKRVKSLLFEPIPLLTDA, encoded by the exons ATGCACTTATGTTGGTTTTGCATCAAAGTGTTGGACAAGGAAGAAAGAGTTGCTGGTTTGCATCAAAATGGCCATGGCTCTTCATCTCCGAACATCCTATCCACCCCTTCCTACTACTCCAAAGCAGCTGGCTTCATCCATCATAGAATTAAACTCCCACAAAGGCCTCTCATCACACATCATCAATGCAtgatttcatcaaaaaacatcAAATGCattgcagcaacaacaacaagcaCTCATTCCTTTGAGGCAACAACTGTTCATAGGCGATCCGCAAACTACCAGCCCAAAGATCCGGGATTTCGATTTTTGCAATCCTTAAACAGTGATTACAAG GGGGAGATCTACAAGAGCAAAACCAAGAAATTGGAAGAGGAAGTAAGGGGTTGGCTTGATGATGTAGGTATGGGGCAGTTAAGTCTGTTGCAGCTGATTGATGACATAGAGAGACTTGGGTTAGGGTACCTCTTTGAAGAGGAGATCAAGAAAGCCCTGGACACCATAGTTTGCATGGAAGATGTGCAAACCAGAACAAGGGAGAGTCTCCACGCTACAGCTCTTAAATTTAGGCTCCTTAGACAACATGGGTATGAGGTGAACCAAG GTATGTTCAACCACTTGAAAGACAAGACAGGCAATTTCAAGGCTAAATATGTAGAGGATGCAAAGGGAATACTAAGTTTGTATGAAGCTTCTCACCTTGCTATAGAAGGTGAAAGCATGTTGGAGGAGGCCAAGCACTTTACAATGAAAGCTTTAAAGGAGATTATAAAGGGTAATAATATGGAACCAAATCTAGCAAAACAAGTGAATCATGCCTTGGAGCTTCCCCTTCACTGGAGGATAACAAAGTTAGAGGCTAGGTGGTATATTGATGTCTATGAGAAAAAGGAGAACTCAGTTCCTGCTTTAATCCAACTAGCTAAGTTGGATTTCAACATTGTCCAAGCAATACATCAGGAAGATTTAGCTGATGTATCAAG GTGGTGGGAGAATTTGGGCCTTGGAGACCAGTTGAGTTTTGTAAGAGATAGTCTGGTTCCATGCTTTTTATGGTCAGTGGGTTATCACCCTGACCCTCAATTTAGTAAATTTAGGATAGATCAGGCTAAGGTTAACTTGTTAATAACGACGGTCGATGATGTTTATGATGTCTACGGTACCTTGGAAGAACTTGAACTTTTTACTGATGCTGTGGAgag ATGGGATATTAAGGCAATCGAACAACTTCCAGACTATATGAAGATATGCTTCTTAGCTCTCTTCAACACTGTTAATGAAATGGCTTATTTTCACCTCAAGGAACATGGAATTGACACCATACCTTTCCTAAAGAAAGCG TGGACCGATCTATGCAAAACATACTTAGTAGAGGCTAAGTGGTATTACAACGGTCATAAAACAACACTTGAGGAGTACCTAAACAATGCAGTGGTTTCAGTATCAAGCTATGTCATACTCAGTCATTGCTTTGTCTCATTGCCACAAATTATTCGAAAGAAGGCGTTAGATTGCATATCACAAGATGATTTGAGTCTCTTACGTAGCTCATCCTTGATAGTTCGACTTGCCGACGATCTTGCTACTTCAGTG GACGAATTAGAGAGAGGTGATACACTGAAATCAATCCAATCATACATGTATGAAACGGGTGTTTCTGAGGATGTGGCTCGTGAACATATAAGGCATATGATTGATGACACATGGAAGAAGATGAATAAGGATATATTCAATAATGATTCTCTTTGTCTGTCCCCACTTTTTATCAAGACCGTTGCAAATTTTACTCGAATGGCACAATGCATATATGAACATGGAGATGGCCATGGTAATGTTGATGATGAGACCAAGAAACGAGTCAAATCATTGTTGTTTGAACCTATTCCATTGTTGACAGACGCTTAA